The segment CCTGCTGCAAAAATTCTCATATCTAATACAAAATCAGATGATTCTGTCGTATTTATTCAAAATGGAGCTTTTTGGGCAAGGGATGAAAAAGTGAATGAAATAAAAGGTAAAAAATATGTTTTAAAAGATGATTTTTTGAGTAGAGGTTATGATGAAAGTACTTCTAAAGTTGATTTGATAGATTATTCAGAGTTTGTAGATATTCTTGAAAAAGAAGAAAAAACAATAGGATAATAGATGTATAAGATTTAAAAATAATACCTCCAGAGTGGATTATAATTTATAAAAATTATAAAACTACTTTGGAGGTTTATTATTTATTTTACATATATATAGAATCTAAGTATATAGCTTTACCTCCTACTTTTACTGCATTTATTGTTGTTGTTTTTTCTATTATTACTTTTATTTTTGATGGTTTATTCATACTCAAACCTTGTTGAAATAATAATTGTTTATTTGCTTCATATATTTTATGTTTTATTAAATAACATCCCAATGCACCACTTGCAGTACCAGTTGCTGATTCTTCTGGTATTCCAAGATGTGGAGCAAAATTTCTTGAAGATGCATGAAATTCATTTTTTGGAATACAAAATAAATGAAAGCTTGCAATATTATTTTGATTACAAATATTTTCTATTTTTTTCATATTTGGAGTTATTTGATTTAATGCCTCTAAAGATTTTATAGGTATCATTAAGTCATTTAATCCAGTCGATACTATCTCTATTGGTATATCTTCTAAAAGTTCATTTTTATCTATGTTTAATGCATTTGTTATTAATTCTTGATTCAATTT is part of the Oceanotoga teriensis genome and harbors:
- the tusB gene encoding sulfurtransferase complex subunit TusB, with the protein product MALVLVKHGLDNPAAKILISNTKSDDSVVFIQNGAFWARDEKVNEIKGKKYVLKDDFLSRGYDESTSKVDLIDYSEFVDILEKEEKTIG
- a CDS encoding PhzF family phenazine biosynthesis protein, which encodes MKIKVDRLSSFAETINGGNPAGIVLNADNFDEKKMKLIAKNIGYSETAFVSNSNKADFKIRFFTPKEEVNLCGHATIAAFSLLIKEKIISQGKYTQETKDGILEIECNKNSEIFMNQNLPNFQEKLNQELITNALNIDKNELLEDIPIEIVSTGLNDLMIPIKSLEALNQITPNMKKIENICNQNNIASFHLFCIPKNEFHASSRNFAPHLGIPEESATGTASGALGCYLIKHKIYEANKQLLFQQGLSMNKPSKIKVIIEKTTTINAVKVGGKAIYLDSIYM